In one window of Arachis ipaensis cultivar K30076 chromosome B06, Araip1.1, whole genome shotgun sequence DNA:
- the LOC107645851 gene encoding acyltransferase-like protein At1g54570, chloroplastic, with the protein MASNSIMSFGVSPFSAMRPRFRVQAQNLDGPVIPTNTVLPSESDSGVTAINGVSSSSSLVLDTKHEKNDSFIVEKNKENGKLIIEEMRKGNDDGDAMVLEPLWDDGYGTQTVEDYFAAAKEISNGDGGPPRWFCPVECGSPLKNSPTLLFLPGLDGTGFGLTLHHKALGKAFEVRCLHIPVLDRTPFEGLVKLVEEAIKVEYALAPNKPIYLVGDSFGGCLALAVAARNPTIDLVLILVNPATSFGRSQLQPLFPILEALPNELHVTVPFLLSFVMGEPMKMASVSIENSLPPAKKLEQLSSNLTALLPCLPELANIMPKETLIWKLKLIKTAAAYANSRLHAVKAEVLVLASGKDNMLPSKDEAQRLARSIQNCRVRNFKDSGHTLLLEDGVGLLTIIRGTCMYRLSRRHDLVRDYIPISMTEFKTAMDIVGLLRFLTGSVVFSTLEDGKIVQGLDGVPVEGPVIYVGYHMLLGVDLPSLVEEFITQKGIVLRGISHPELFEGRRENASSEFGVFDWMKIFGSVPVSGSYLFKLLKNNSHILLYPGGQREALHYKGEEYKVIWPDHPEFVRMAARFGATIVPFGTVGEDDIADILLDFNDLAKIPYFIEYVRELQRGSVKFRDEISGEVASRDIAPPLILPKLPGRFYYLFGKPISTKGMENMLKDREAANKLYLQIKSEVENNMGYLLKKRQEDPYRNFIDRKLYQTLYPRSESDQTPTFKI; encoded by the exons ATGGCTTCTAATTCTATAATGAGTTTTGGGGTGTCACCCTTTTCTGCAATGAGGCCTCGTTTTCGAGTTCAAGCTCAGAACTTGGACGGTCCAGTAATCCCCACCAACACAGTATTGCCATCTGAATCAGATTCAGGAGTGACTGCAATAAATGgagtttcttcttcttcctcacttGTTCTTGATACAAAGCATGAAAAAAATGATTCCTTTATTGTTGAGAAGAACAAGGAAAATGGGAAGTTGATAATTGAAGAGATGAGGAAGGGCAATGATGATGGTGATGCTATGGTTTTGGAACCCCTTTGGGATGATGGGTATGGTACTCAAACAGTGGAAGATTACTTTGCAGCAGCAAAAGAGATTAGCAATGGTGATGGTGGCCCACCAAGGTGGTTTTGCCCAGTTGAGTGTGGTTCTCCTTTGAAAAACTCTCCCACTCTTCTCTTTCTACCCG GGTTGGATGGTACAGGATTTGGCCTCACTTTGCACCACAAAGCTCTAGGGAA GGCTTTCGAAGTTCGTTGCTTGCACATTCCTGTTCTTGATAGAACACCGTTTGAAG GACTGGTGAAACTTGTTGAAGAAGCTATTAAGGTTGAGTATGCTTTGGCTCCGAATAAACCGATATATCTGGTAGGTGATTCCTTTGGCGGATGCCTAGCACTCGCTGTTGCTGCACGCAATCCAACAATCGACCTGGTTCTGATATTAGTCAATCCAG CTACATCCTTTGGCAGATCCCAGTTGCAACCTTTGTTTCCCATCTTGGAAGCTTTGCCCAATGAACTGCATGTTACCGTTCCCTTTCTTCTTAGTTTCGTTATGG GTGAGCCAATGAAGATGGCATCAGTCAGTATTGAAAACAGTCTTCCACCTGCAAAGAAACTAGAACAATTATCATCCAATCTAACTGCATTGCTGCCATGTCTTCCT GAGTTGGCTAATATTATGCCAAAGGAAACTCTTATTTGGAAGCTTAAGCTTATTAAAACAGCAGCTGCCTATGCCAACTCACGTCTTCATGCGGTTAAAGCTGAAGTACTCGTGCTTGCTAG TGGCAAGGATAACATGCTTCCCAGTAAAGATGAAGCTCAAAGACTAGCACGTTCGATACAAAATTGCAGAGTCCGTAATTTTAAGGACAGCGGACACACCCTTCTATTG GAAGATGGCGTTGGTCTATTGACAATCATCAGGGGAACTTGCATGTACCGCCTTTCAAGAAGACATGATTTGGTCAGGGATTACATTCCTATCAGTATGACTGAATTCAAAACTGCAATGGATATAGTTGG ATTGTTGCGTTTTCTTACCGGTTCTGTCGTGTTCTCAACATTGGAGGATGGAAAGATTGTGCAAGGTCTTGATGGTGTTCCGGTCGAGGGTCCTGTCATATATGTTGGTTATCATATGTTGCTTGGAGTAGATCttccctcacttgtggaagaatTTATAACTCAGAAGGGTATCGTGCTTCGAGGAATATCCCATCCTGAGCTTTttgaaggaagaagggagaatgCTTCTTCTGAGTTTGGTGTatttgattggatgaagatattTGGTTCAGTGCCTGTTTCAGGAAGCTATCTTTTCAAATTACTTAAGAACAATTCACATATTCTTCTATATCCTGGTGGTCAACGCGAGGCTCTGCATTATAAG GGGGAAGAGTACAAGGTAATTTGGCCGGATCATCCAGAGTTTGTGCGTATGGCGGCGCGATTTGGCGCTACAATCGTGCCATTTGGTACTGTGGGAGAAGATGACATAGCTGAT ATACTTCTTGACTTCAATGACTTAGCGAAGATCCCTTATTTCATAGAGTATGTCAGAGAATTGCAGCGAGGCTCGGTTAAGTTCAG aGACGAGATAAGTGGTGAGGTAGCAAGCAGAGATATAGCTCCACCATTGATTCTTCCAAAATTGCCTGGAAGATTCTACTATCTATTTGGGAAGCCAATAAGCACAAAAGGGATGGAGAACATGCTTAAAGACAGAGAAGCTGCCAACAAACTATACCTTCAAATTAAGTCAGAAGTTGAGAACAATATGGGTTACTTGCTCAAGAAAAGGCAGGAGGATCCGTACAGGAATTTCATTGATAGGAAGTTATATCAGACACTTTACCCTCGCTCTGAATCTGATCAAACTCCAACATTCAAGATTTGA
- the LOC107646480 gene encoding double-stranded RNA-binding protein 2 produces the protein MYKNRLQELAQRSCFNLPAYSCIREGPDHAPRFKATVSFNGETFESPTFCSTLRQAEHAAAEVALNTFAKRGPSRALAARVLDETGVYKNLLQETAHRAGLNLPVYTTIRSGPGHVPSFSCTVEIAGMYFVGDPARTKKQAQKNAAMAAWSALRKLSEHHLSSSASSSCPSGSKGNEEQEQVVIARVLASLHPSEARPLLESVNQHRWQKSTTTTSFMSTQPIPAIYPLQWQHCGISGFSPEVALYHFWQQEQIMQQQNHLLALTIQQAIPSAPPIYPMMHSVLQPEHCVYFPARELASVHVGPKFPIATSKPSFYLSNQIVPELSRGRSTVTIREIQEEKAEDPPACDSSTEARVLTLPSDDERLKHGGSESGSRNVELEGEQNGNSEWTSHRSMGTVHRPVNINNSYLRAHSEASSNRSFRPQGTASSMVRTVGPTSSAGFRPQHREVPLAXXXXXXXXXXXXXXXXXXXXPRFMAPPVRIRSVVPVCSAPPPRRSVSEDSRVEETEDLKLQDQEVSRTNSDLGNLRI, from the exons ATGTATAAGAACCGGTTGCAAGAATTGGCTCAAAGAAGCTGTTTTAATTTGCCAGCCTATTCATGCATCCGAGAAGGGCCTGATCATGCTCCTCGTTTCAAGGCAACCGTCAGCTTCAATGGAGAGACATTTGAAAGCCCTACATTCTGCTCTACCTTAAGACAGGCAGAGCATGCAGCGGCCGAGGTGGCTCTTAACACTTTTGCAAAAAGGGGCCCCTCTAGAGCTTTGGCTGCTAGGGTTCTG GATGAAACTGGAGTATACAAGAATTTGTTGCAGGAAACTGCTCATAGAGCAGGACTAAATCTTCCTGTGTATACTACCATTCGATCTGGACCAGGCCATGTTCCTTCCTTCTCATGCACAGTTGAGATTGCAGGAATGTATTTTGTTGGAGATCCAGCTAGGACCAAGAAACAGGCTCAGAAAAATGCTGCTATGGCTGCTTGGTCTGCATTGAGAAAAC TATCAGAGCATCATTTATCTTCTTCAGCTTCATCCTCATGTCCTTCGGGGTCTAAAGGCAATGAAGAACAGGAACAAGTTGTAATCGCTCGGGTTCTAGCAAGCTTACATCCATCTGAGGCAAGACCCCTTTTAGAAAGTGTCAATCAACATAGATGGCAAAAGTCAACGACAACAACATCCTTCATGTCAACACAGCCGATTCCGGCCATATATCCTCTGCAATGGCAGCACTGTGGAATATCTGGTTTCTCCCCTGAAGTGGCGCTGTATCATTTTTGGCAGCAAGAACAAATTATGCAGCAGCAAAATCACCTGTTGGCACTAACCATTCAGCAAGCTATTCCATCTGCTCCACCGATTTATCCTATGATGCACTCTGTGCTTCAGCCAGAGCACTGTGTTTATTTTCCGGCTAGAGAACTAGCATCAGTTCATGTTGGACCGAAGTTCCCTATTGCTACATCAAAGCCTTCATTTTACTTATCAAATCAAATTGTTCCCGAATTAAGCAGAGGCAGGTCAACGGTAACCATTAGAGAGATACAAGAGGAAAAAGCAGAGGATCCCCCAGCTTGTGACTCTAGTACCGAGGCCAGAGTTCTAACACTACCTTCAGATGATGAAAGACTGAAGCATGGTGGCTCTGAAAGTGGAAGCAGAAATGTTGAGCTTGAAGGTGAACAAAATGGGAATTCAGAATGGACTTCTCATAGGAGCATGGGCACTGTTCACAGACCAGTTAATATTAACAATTCCTATCTCAGGGCACATTCTGAAGCAAGTTCCAACAGAAGTTTCAGACCCCAAGGAACTGCTTCTTCCATGGTGAGAACAGTCGGTCCTACTTCATCGGCGGGGTTCAGACCACAACACAGGGAGGTACCTCTGGC NNNNNNNNNNNNNNNNNNNNNNNNNNNNNNNNNNNNNNNNNNNNNNNNNNNNNNNNNNNNNCCTCGGTTCATGGCGCCACCTGTGAGGATCAGATCAGTAGTTCCAGTATGCTCAGCTCCTCCTCCAAGGAGATCCGTATCAGAGGATTCCAGAGTCGAAGAAACAGAGGATCTGAAACTCCAAGACCAAGAAGTCTCAAGAACAAACTCTGATCTTGGCAATCTTAGAATATGA
- the LOC110263178 gene encoding uncharacterized protein LOC110263178, protein MGKLKYFLGIEVAQSNAGICISQRKYALDILEETGMLDSRPVDTPMDPNTKLSPNQGEPLADPGRYRRLIGRLNYLTVTRPDISFATSILSQFLDSPCDSHWDAAVRVLRYIKGAPGKGLLYEDKGHNQIVGYTDADWAGSPSDRRSTSGYCVFIGGNLISWKSKKQNVVARSSAEAEYRAMALATCELIWLKQLVKELKFCEPSKMELVCDNQAALHIASNPVFHERTKHIEIDCHFIREKLQSGEIVTAFVNSNDQLADIFTKALRGPRIQYICNKLGAYDLYAPA, encoded by the coding sequence ATGGGGAAGTTAAAATATTTCCTAGGAATTGAAGTGGCACAATCTAATGCTGGGATCTGTATCTCACAAAGAAAATATGCTCTGGATATTCTTGAAGAAACTGGAATGTTGGATTCTAGACCTGTAGATACACCAATGGatcccaacacaaaacttagTCCAAATCAAGGAGAACCTCTTGCAGATCCTGGTAGATATCGCAGATTAATTGGCCGATTGAATTATTTGACAGTCACTCGGCCAGATATTTCATTTGCCACAAGTATCCTAAGTCAGTTTCTTGACTCCCCATGCGATAGTCATTGGGACGCCGCTGTTAGAGTCCTTAGATATATCAAAGGTGCTCCAGGAAAAGGTTTGTTGTATGAAGATAAAGGACATAACCAGATTGTTGGGTATACTGATGCAGATTGGGCAGGATCTCCATCTGATAGACGTTCTACATCTGGTTATTGTGTTTTTATTGGTGGAAACTTGATATCttggaagagtaagaagcaaaATGTTGTAGCAAGATCTAGTGCGGAAGCTGAATATAGAGCTATGGCACTTGCCACATGTGAACTTATATGGTTGAAGCAATTAGTTAAGGAACTTAAGTTTTGTGAGCCGAGTAAGATGGAACTGGTGTGCGATAATCAAGCTGCCTTACATATTGCTTCCAACCCTGTGTTTCATGAACGGACCAAGCACATAGAGATTGATTGCCATTTCATAAGGGAGAAGTTGCAAAGTGGGGAAATAGTAACAGCCTTTGTCAACTCCAACGATCAACTTGCAGATATTTTCACCAAAGCTCTCCGGGGTCCTCGGATACAATACATATGTAACAAGCTTGGTGCATATGATTTATATGCTCCAGCTTGA